A region of Natranaerobius trueperi DNA encodes the following proteins:
- a CDS encoding type II toxin-antitoxin system RelE family toxin yields MSKGFQIHTTRTVEKDLDKLHSKHFEQVKEEVLKLEEDPYIGAPLKGKLKGCRSINLSLYGLGEYRVIYTLKIAEKVCLIFFIGSRENAYEEATRKVETLKKQGLI; encoded by the coding sequence ATGTCAAAAGGTTTTCAAATTCATACTACAAGGACAGTTGAAAAAGATTTAGACAAGCTCCACTCAAAACACTTTGAGCAAGTCAAAGAAGAAGTTTTAAAGCTAGAAGAAGACCCTTATATAGGAGCCCCGTTAAAAGGTAAACTTAAAGGTTGTAGGAGTATAAATCTGTCTCTCTATGGTTTAGGTGAGTATAGAGTTATATATACTCTTAAAATTGCAGAAAAAGTTTGTTTAATTTTTTTTATTGGTTCAAGAGAGAATGCTTATGAAGAAGCTACTCGTAAGGTTGAAACACTTAAAAAGCAAGGGTTAATATAA
- a CDS encoding AbrB/MazE/SpoVT family DNA-binding domain-containing protein, with translation MAKSIVTVDGKGRVTIPKKVRKELDIEEGGAFFLNYDKKGVLQLTKAVEDNPLVALKEYSEKEYKTGGTRNFREYIKEREQG, from the coding sequence ATGGCTAAAAGTATAGTTACTGTAGATGGCAAGGGACGTGTCACGATCCCCAAAAAAGTAAGAAAAGAATTAGATATAGAGGAAGGTGGGGCTTTTTTTCTAAATTACGATAAGAAAGGTGTTTTGCAGCTCACCAAAGCAGTTGAAGATAACCCCTTAGTTGCACTAAAAGAATATAGTGAGAAAGAGTATAAAACTGGGGGTACAAGAAACTTTAGGGAATATATAAAAGAGCGAGAACAGGGGTAA
- a CDS encoding RNA polymerase sigma factor — MGSTENRLKKLIELTIKYTSLNYKKNLSKFKSNNQLTLNNDEVLNLIPDSDDHIDHKVKERSLKSVISDPGLFKAIEKLTPRQQQTLQMLFVENKTEKEVAEQLNVSVQAINKNKRTAINQLREELEKGGF; from the coding sequence ATGGGGTCTACTGAAAACCGGCTAAAAAAATTAATAGAGTTAACAATCAAATATACATCACTTAATTATAAAAAGAATCTTTCAAAGTTTAAATCTAATAATCAATTAACACTCAACAATGATGAGGTACTAAATCTAATTCCTGATAGCGATGATCATATAGACCACAAGGTAAAAGAACGATCTTTAAAAAGTGTTATAAGTGATCCAGGGCTTTTCAAGGCTATAGAAAAGCTCACCCCAAGGCAACAACAAACACTTCAGATGCTTTTTGTTGAAAATAAAACTGAAAAGGAAGTTGCTGAACAGTTAAACGTTAGTGTACAAGCTATTAATAAAAATAAAAGGACTGCTATAAATCAATTACGGGAGGAACTAGAGAAAGGGGGTTTTTGA
- a CDS encoding YvrJ family protein → MDSFSELIANLGFPIAVTAFLLIRLEHKLNELNDTILSVMKEVIKKEG, encoded by the coding sequence ATGGATAGTTTTAGCGAGTTAATCGCAAATCTAGGATTTCCTATTGCTGTAACTGCGTTTCTTTTAATTCGTCTAGAACACAAACTAAACGAACTCAACGACACTATTTTAAGTGTCATGAAAGAGGTTATAAAAAAAGAAGGTTAG
- a CDS encoding helix-turn-helix domain-containing protein, whose amino-acid sequence MADLERALRKAQAGDKENLEYFYFKFEPLLYKHSIVNGRFDEDCFNELSLALIKAIKRFEPKNF is encoded by the coding sequence TTGGCTGATCTAGAGAGAGCTTTAAGGAAAGCTCAAGCTGGGGATAAAGAAAACCTAGAGTATTTTTATTTTAAGTTTGAGCCTTTATTATACAAGCACAGTATCGTAAATGGCAGGTTTGATGAGGACTGTTTTAATGAACTAAGTTTAGCGCTTATAAAGGCTATTAAACGATTCGAACCTAAAAATTTTTAA